One window of the Desulfatibacillum aliphaticivorans DSM 15576 genome contains the following:
- the cas2 gene encoding CRISPR-associated endonuclease Cas2: protein MFVVMTYDVEAKRTHKFRKLLRKYLSHTQYSVFTGDLPEAALLELRNKIHEIILPGDRVTEITAENRHNINIVHLLGQKPKNGAIKGKVLTTEDSSHKSDYQVL from the coding sequence ATGTTCGTGGTCATGACCTACGACGTGGAAGCCAAACGCACCCACAAATTCCGCAAACTCCTGCGGAAATACCTCTCCCACACCCAATACTCCGTGTTTACCGGCGACCTCCCCGAAGCCGCACTCCTGGAGCTTCGCAACAAAATCCACGAGATCATCCTGCCCGGAGACCGCGTGACCGAAATCACCGCGGAAAACCGCCATAACATCAATATTGTGCACCTGCTCGGTCAAAAACCGAAAAACGGTGCAATAAAAGGCAAAGTCCTGACCACCGAGGACTCCAGCCATAAATCCGACTACCAGGTGCTCTGA
- the pgsA gene encoding CDP-diacylglycerol--glycerol-3-phosphate 3-phosphatidyltransferase yields the protein MASGRSFKDIVLHPNTLTLFRVVTIPGIVILLLPQEPGKLFCFIAAVLFSLAAISDGLDGYYARSLGLVSNFGKFMDPLADKLLVMSTLTMLTWHQWIPGWIACVIVGRELAVTGLRGIAAEQGKVIAAEKLGKYKMGFQIGAIIPLLLHHKYYFTESFFLDFGQVGYWVLWIALVFTIWSGAEYFRNYSKVIRS from the coding sequence ATGGCTTCAGGTCGCTCTTTCAAGGACATTGTGCTGCATCCAAACACCCTGACGTTATTCAGGGTGGTGACTATCCCCGGCATCGTTATACTGTTGCTGCCTCAGGAGCCCGGCAAACTGTTTTGCTTTATCGCCGCCGTTTTGTTTTCGTTGGCGGCCATCAGCGACGGGCTGGACGGCTATTACGCCCGATCCCTGGGACTTGTCTCCAACTTCGGCAAGTTCATGGATCCCCTGGCCGACAAGCTCCTGGTCATGTCCACCCTGACCATGCTCACGTGGCACCAGTGGATTCCGGGCTGGATAGCCTGCGTCATCGTGGGCCGCGAACTGGCCGTAACCGGACTCAGGGGCATCGCCGCGGAGCAGGGCAAGGTCATTGCCGCGGAAAAACTGGGCAAGTATAAAATGGGCTTTCAGATCGGGGCGATCATCCCCTTGCTGCTTCATCACAAGTATTATTTTACGGAGAGTTTTTTCCTGGATTTCGGGCAGGTGGGATACTGGGTTTTATGGATTGCTTTGGTCTTTACTATCTGGTCCGGGGCCGAGTATTTCAGGAATTACTCAAAGGTCATCAGAAGTTGA
- a CDS encoding site-specific integrase — translation MIEIFRSAGRGGTTYKGTTHQQAVSFQSRHMVLLASIEKSLPRAADNSRFLSICTKKDPTRKPKIPDWRELEEIRTDMVAYALCRLTWAQVDLNRGTAKLDPGTTKNNEGRLVFLDEELQGMLKGLHKKRKSLLPWVFLNERGTGRVDQFSKSWANACTKAKLGHRLFHDLRRTAVRNMVRSGVPEAVVMKISGHKTRSVFDRYNIVSEEDLKAAAFKQEGHLQRVAGTV, via the coding sequence TTGATCGAGATCTTCAGAAGCGCCGGCCGGGGAGGGACAACCTACAAAGGCACAACGCATCAGCAGGCGGTTTCTTTTCAGTCCAGGCACATGGTGCTTCTGGCGAGCATCGAAAAAAGCCTGCCCAGAGCTGCGGACAATTCCCGCTTTCTCTCCATTTGCACAAAAAAGGACCCGACCAGAAAACCGAAGATTCCGGATTGGCGCGAATTGGAAGAAATAAGAACGGACATGGTTGCCTACGCGTTATGCAGGTTAACTTGGGCTCAAGTCGACCTCAATAGGGGCACAGCCAAATTGGATCCCGGTACGACCAAGAACAACGAAGGCCGTCTGGTTTTTTTGGATGAGGAGTTGCAAGGCATGTTGAAGGGTCTCCATAAAAAGCGCAAAAGCCTACTACCCTGGGTATTTCTTAACGAACGGGGAACGGGCCGAGTGGATCAGTTTTCCAAGTCATGGGCAAACGCTTGCACTAAAGCAAAATTAGGCCATCGATTGTTTCATGATTTGAGAAGGACTGCTGTGCGCAACATGGTTCGATCAGGTGTGCCGGAAGCGGTCGTCATGAAGATCTCAGGGCACAAAACGAGATCGGTATTTGACAGGTATAATATCGTGAGCGAGGAGGACCTGAAAGCTGCTGCATTCAAGCAGGAAGGGCATCTTCAGAGGGTCGCAGGCACAGTTTAG
- the cas1 gene encoding CRISPR-associated endonuclease Cas1, producing METLFISREANLSRRENTLIVSMDGQKRFFPIEKIRHIVMLGQGRFNSAFLCLCGAHGVRVSVFDYYGYYKGSFEPKPQNPSGRVVKEQARCILDDQIRLETAREIVRGAWRNMRANLAYYQYRGQKRLDPILEQMDNMAEKIETAPSIPKLMGAEGVLHARYFAAWPIVDPRLDFAPRIRRPPNNPINCLISFFNQLTYTAVRHEVYKTHLEETLSWLHSPGTGRSSLSLDLAEPFKPILADNLIFRLIRKNILADNWFSQKDKVCLLTETGRRHAAEHFSTRLEERYKGKSYREWIYREAVALERSVMGLTPYEAFKRKP from the coding sequence GTGGAAACATTGTTTATTTCCCGGGAAGCCAATCTTTCCCGAAGGGAAAACACCCTGATCGTCTCCATGGACGGCCAAAAACGGTTTTTTCCCATTGAAAAAATCCGCCACATCGTGATGCTGGGCCAGGGACGCTTCAACTCCGCCTTTCTCTGCCTATGCGGCGCCCACGGCGTGCGGGTGTCCGTGTTCGACTACTACGGCTACTACAAAGGCTCCTTCGAGCCCAAGCCTCAAAACCCCTCGGGCCGGGTCGTCAAAGAACAGGCCCGGTGCATCCTGGATGACCAAATCCGCCTGGAAACGGCCCGAGAAATCGTCCGGGGCGCCTGGCGCAATATGCGCGCCAACCTGGCCTATTATCAATACCGGGGCCAAAAACGCCTGGACCCGATCCTGGAGCAAATGGACAATATGGCGGAAAAAATCGAAACGGCGCCGAGCATCCCCAAACTCATGGGCGCCGAAGGCGTCCTCCACGCACGCTACTTTGCAGCCTGGCCCATTGTGGACCCTCGCCTGGACTTCGCCCCGCGCATTCGCAGGCCGCCCAACAATCCCATCAACTGCCTGATTTCATTTTTCAACCAATTGACCTACACGGCCGTGCGCCATGAAGTCTATAAAACCCACCTGGAGGAAACCCTCTCGTGGCTTCATTCCCCCGGAACCGGAAGATCCTCCCTGAGCCTGGACCTGGCCGAACCCTTCAAGCCCATCCTGGCCGACAACCTCATCTTCCGCCTGATCCGGAAAAACATCCTGGCGGATAACTGGTTCTCCCAAAAAGACAAGGTTTGCCTGCTGACCGAAACCGGACGGCGCCATGCGGCCGAGCATTTTTCGACCCGCCTGGAGGAACGATACAAAGGAAAATCCTACAGGGAATGGATCTACCGCGAAGCCGTGGCCCTGGAACGATCCGTCATGGGCCTGACCCCCTACGAAGCCTTTAAACGAAAGCCCTGA
- a CDS encoding CRISPR-associated protein Cas4: MQTWEWIHAQAFYERVERLNLHGLHFQHAALCERRAWLYMHNVNFAHWHARVALGAVRHANAFKRDHSTAGLFGLAPDMVDWENNIVHENKGTGGAVEAADSQTAFYALMLSIATGKAWTAKTHVLSTKKVRDVVMDREALDRMNRLSLRLEALAGEAEVPPARPIPLCQTCSAAVFCGYD; encoded by the coding sequence ATGCAGACGTGGGAATGGATTCATGCGCAGGCGTTTTATGAACGGGTGGAGCGCCTGAACCTCCACGGCCTCCACTTTCAGCACGCGGCCCTGTGCGAACGCCGGGCGTGGCTGTACATGCACAACGTCAACTTCGCCCATTGGCACGCCAGAGTGGCTTTAGGCGCCGTGCGCCACGCCAACGCGTTTAAAAGGGATCATTCCACAGCCGGGCTATTCGGCCTGGCGCCGGACATGGTGGATTGGGAAAACAACATCGTCCACGAAAACAAGGGCACGGGCGGCGCCGTAGAGGCCGCGGACAGCCAGACCGCCTTTTACGCCCTCATGCTGAGCATCGCCACGGGAAAGGCCTGGACCGCCAAGACCCACGTACTGTCCACCAAAAAGGTGCGGGACGTGGTCATGGACAGGGAAGCCTTGGACAGAATGAACCGCCTCTCCCTGCGCCTGGAAGCCCTGGCCGGCGAGGCGGAAGTCCCGCCGGCCCGTCCCATCCCATTGTGTCAAACCTGTTCGGCCGCCGTCTTTTGCGGCTACGATTAA